In Oncorhynchus keta strain PuntledgeMale-10-30-2019 chromosome 19, Oket_V2, whole genome shotgun sequence, a single genomic region encodes these proteins:
- the LOC118398212 gene encoding chromodomain-helicase-DNA-binding protein 4-like isoform X7 yields the protein MSGSEEDRDDFGAPEDRSLMHDEEEMSENEAPKVKKKKKAKKSRENKSSKRRTSRREDVPMSSPEPMETPEVDRDEERAVPHSDSEGSDYNPGKKKKKNRGGTSKEKKRSSTSADRNGGGKDKRKDPEPEEEEDEDDDDDSSEPKTSSQLLDDWGMEDIDHVFSEEDYRSLTNYKAFSQYVRPLIAAKNPKIAVSKMMMVLGAKWREFSTNNPLRGSAAANAALAAANVSAAVDSMVAEVAPPPTPAPVAELQLPPAPPLKKAKTKEGKGPNARKKSKPTPKPVEKKKVATKKVAPLKIKLGGFNSKRKRSSSEEDEPDVESDFDDASMNSVSVSDGSNSRSSRTKKPKSKPKKKKGQYSAVEEDGDGYETDHQDYCEVCQQGGEIILCDTCPRAYHMVCLDPDMENAPEGTWSCPHCEKEGKQWEAREDGSEEEEEEVEPEPEEDDHHMEFCRVCKDGGELLCCDSCPSSYHIHCLNPPLPEIPNGEWICPRCTCPPMKGKVQKILTWRWGDPPPPTTIPRPPDLPADQPDPAPLAGRPEREFFAKWSNMSYWHCSWVSELQLELHCQVMFRNYQRKNDMDEPPSIDFGEGDEEKSTKRKAKDPLYAKMEEKYYRFGIKIAWMMIHRILNHSQDKKNNIHYLIKWKDLPYDQATWEAEDMDIPEFDIFRQQYWNHRELMMGDEGKPGKKMKVKGKTKRLDRPPENPVVDPTIKFERQPDYLDSTGGNLHPYQLEGLNWLRFSWAQGTDTILADEMGLGKTVQTAVFLYSLYKEGHSKGPFLVSAPLSTIINWEREFEMWAPDMYVVTYVGDKDSRAVIRENEFSFENNAIRGGKRASKMKKDSSVKFHVLLTSYELITIDMAILGSIDWACLVVDEAHRLKNNQSKFFRVLNNYPLQHKLLLTGTPLQNNLEELFHLLNFLTPERFSNLEGFLEEFADIAKEDQIKKLHDMLGPHMLRRLKADVFKHMPSKTELIVRVELSPMQKKYYKFILTRNFEALNTRSGGNQVSLLNVVMDLKKCCNHPYLFPVAAMEAPKMPNGMYDGSALTKSAGKLTLLQKMMRKLKDGGHRVLIFSQMTKMLDLLEDFLENEGYKYERIDGSITGGMRQEAIDRFNAPGAVQFAFLLSTRAGGLGINLATADTVIIYDSDWNPHNDIQAFSRAHRIGQNKKVMIYRFVTKASVEERITQVAKKKMMLTHLVVRPGLGSKTGSMSKQELDDILKFGTEELFKDELGKGDKEAGYWKRVAGENKEEDSQVIHYDDMAVDRLLDRNQESETPEETEIGSMNEYLGSFKVAQYVVKDEEEAEEEVQREIIKQEESVDPDYWEKLLRHHYEQQQEDLARNLGKGKRIRKQVNYNDGSQEDRADWQDDQSDNNSDYSVASEEGDEDFDERAEGGAANNRRPNRKGMRGDRDKPLPPLLARVGGNIEVLGFNVRQRKAFLNAVMRYGMPPQDAFTTQWLVRDLRGKAEKEFKAYVSLFMRHLCEPGADGAETFADGVPREGLSRQHVLTRIGVMSLIRKKVQEFEHVNGQWSMPWMMELEESKKAAAAAAGAHPDSPGKTPSTGTPADTQPNTPATAPKTPSTGTPADTQPNTPAPADDPSRTEDAVKDGEKEEKKDREGEKESGKTEDPEIIAIPDEDEKAPSPEQKEKEKEEEEPMETDEPTNGEVEKKDGETAEKSAEGGEGTKSPAAEETTDVSEVKSEDSEAKAEDKKEEKTEEMDTTPASEEKKEQKEEKDGVKVEEPAKLQNGDSVKEGAAAGVSEEKKKAKTRFMFNIADGGFTELHSLWQNEERAATVTKKTNEIWHRRHDYWLLAGIIQHGYARWQDIQNDVKYAILNEPFKAEMNRGNFLEIKNKFLARRFKLLEQALVIEEQLRRAAYLNMSEDPSHPSMALNTRFSEVECLAESHQHLSKESMSGNKPANAVLHKVLKQLEELLSDMKADVTRLPATIARIPPVAVRLQMSERNILSRLASRGPEPQPQQQQMSQQ from the exons ATGTCTGGAAGCGAAGAAGATAGGGATGATTTTGGAGCCCCAGAGGATCGGTCTCTAATGCATG ATGAGGAAGAGATGTCAGAGAATGAGGCCCCGAAGgtgaagaaaaagaagaaggcCAAAAAGAGCCGGGAGAACAAAAGCAGCAAGAGGCGAACCTCTCGCAGAGAG GATGTGCCAATGAGCTCCCCCGAGCCCATGGAGACCCCCGAGGTAGACCGAGACGAAGAGCGAGCGGTTCCCCACTCGGACAGCGAGGGCAGCGACTACAACccggggaagaagaagaagaaaaacaggGGGGGCACTTccaaggagaagaagaggagcagCACCAGCGCTGACAGAAACGGCGGAGGAAAGGACAAGAGGAAGGACCCTGAAcctgaggaagaagaggatgaggacGATGATGACGATAGCTCG GAGCCTAAGACATCGTCCCAGCTCCTGGATGACTGGGGAATGGAGGACATTGACCACGTCTTCAGCGAAGAGGACTACCGCTCCCTCACCAACTACAAGGCCTTCAGCCAATATGTCCG ACCCCTCATTGCGGCCAAGAACCCCAAGATCGCAGTGTCCAAGATGATGATGGTACTGGGCGCCAAGTGGCGTGAGTTCAGCACCAACAACCCCCTGAGAGGCTCCGCCGCGGCCAACGCCGCCCTGGCTGCCGCCAACGTGTCTGCTGCCGTGGACAGCATGGTGGCGGAGGTCGCACCCCCTCCCACACCCGCCCCGGTCGCCGAGCTTCAGCTACCGCCCGCCCCGCCTCTGAAAAAGGCCAAGACCAAAGAGGGCAAAGGTCCAAATGCTCGTAAGAAGTCCAAGCCGACCCCCAAGCCCGTAGAGAAGAAGAAGGTGGCTACAAAGAAGGTGGCCCCCCTCAAGATCAAGCTAGGAGGCTTCAACAGCAAGAGGAAACGCTCCTCA AGTGAGGAAGATGAGCCCGACGTGGAGAGTGACTTTGACGACGCCAGCATGAACAGCGTGTCCGTGTCGGACGGCTCCAACAGCCGCAGCAGCCGCACCAAGAAGCCCAAGAGCAAGCCCAAGAAGAAGAAGGGTCAGTActctgcag TCGAGGAGGATGGTGACGGCTATGAGACTGACCACCAGGACTACTGTGAGGTGTGCCAGCAGGGAGGGGAGATCATTCTGTGCGACACCTGTCCCAGGGCCTACCACATGGTGTGTCTGGACCCCGACATGGAGAACGCCCCAGAGGGCACCTGGAGCTGCCCACACTGT GAGAAGGAGGGCAAACAGTGGGAGGCGCGGGAGGATGGctcagaagaagaagaggaggaggtggagcccGAGCCGGAGGAGGACGACCACCACATGGAGTTCTGCAGGGTGTGTAAGGACGGTGGCGAGCTGCTCTGCTGCGACTCCTGTCCCTCCTCCTACCACATCCACTGTCTCAATCCGCCCCTGCCTGAGATCCCCAACGGAGAGTGGATCTGCCCCCGCTGCACT tGTCCACCAATGAAAGGCAAGGTGCAGAAGATTCTGACGTGGCGCTGGGGAGACCCCCCTCCACCCACGACCATCCCCCGCCCCCCAGACCTCCCGGCTGACCAGCCAGACCCCGCCCCTCTGGCCGGGCGCCCCGAGAGGGAGTTTTTCGCCAAGTGGAGCAACATGTCCTACTGGCACTGCTCCTGGGTGTCTGAGCTGCAG TTGGAGCTGCACTGTCAGGTGATGTTCAGGAACTACCAGAGGAAGAACGACATGGACGAGCCTCCTTCAATCGACTTTGGCGAGGGCGATGAGGAAAAGAGCACAAAGAGGAAGGCCAAGGACCCGCTCTACGCCAAGATGGAGGAGAAGTACTACCGCTTCGGCATCAAGATTGCTTGGATGATGATTCACCGCATCCTTAACCACAG TCAGGACAAGAAGAACAACATCCACTACCTCATCAAGTGGAAAGACCTCCCCTACGACCAGGCCACCTGGGAGGCCGAGGACATGGACATCCCCGAGTTCGACATCTTCAGACAGCAGTACTGGAACCACAG GGAGCTAATGATGGGCGATGAGGGTAAACCAGGGAAGAAGATGAAGGTGAAAGGCAAGACGAAACGGTTGGACCGGCCTCCTGAGAACCCTGTCGTTGAC CCCACCATCAAGTTTGAGCGGCAGCCTGATTACCTGGACAGTACGGGGGGCAACCTGCACCCCTACCAGCTGGAGGGTCTCAACTGGCTGCGTTTCTCATGGGCACAGGGCACAGACACTATCCTGGCTGACGAGATGGGTCTGGGCAAGACTGTGCAGACTGCCGTGTTCCTCTACTCACTCTACAAAGAG GGTCACTCCAAGGGCCCGTTCCTGGTGAGCGCCCCCCTATCCACCATCATTAACTGGGAGCGAGAGTTTGAGATGTGGGCCCCAGACATGTACGTGGTGACCTACGTAGGAGACAAGGACAGCAGAGCCGTCATTAGAGAGAATGAGTTCTCCTTCGAGAACAACGCCATCCGCGGAGGCAAGAGAGCTTCTAAGATGAAG AAAGACTCATCGGTGAAGTTCCATGTGCTGCTGACGTCGTATGAGTTGATCACCATCGACATGGCCATCCTAGGTTCCATAGATTGGGCCTGTCTGGTGGTCGATGAAGCCCACAGGCTCAAAAACAACCAGTCCAAG TTCTTTAGGGTGCTGAACAACTATCCTCTCCAGCACAAGCTGCTACTGACCGGTACACCTCTACAGAACAACCTGGAAGAGTTGTTCCACCTCCTCAACTTCCTCACGCCAGAGAGATTCAG taaCCTGGAGGGCTTCCTGGAAGAGTTTGCTGACATCGCCAAAGAGGACCAGATCAAGAAGCTGCACGACATGCTGGGACCCCACATGCTCAGGAGGCTGAAGGCGGACGTCTTCAAACACATGCCCTCCAAGACGGAGCTCATCGTCAGGGTGGAGCTCAGCCCCATGCAGAA GAAGTACTACAAATTCATCCTCACCCGTAACTTTGAGGCCCTGAACACACGAAGTGGTGGGAACCAAGTATCCCTTCTCAATGTGGTGATGGACCTCAAGAAGTGCTGCAATCACCCCTACCTCTTCCCTGTGGCAGCCATG GAAGCCCCAAAGATGCCCAATGGGATGTACGACGGCAGCGCCCTCACTAAGTCTGCCGGGAAACTGACTCTATTGCAGAAGATGATGAGGAAGCTGAAAGACGGAGGGCACAGAGTACTCATCTTCTCTCAA ATGACCAAGATGCTTGACCTGCTGGAGGACTTCCTGGAGAACGAGGGCTACAAGTACGAGCGTATCGACGGCAGCATCACCGGGGGCATGAGACAGGAGGCCATCGACAGATTCAACG CCCCGGGAGCGGTCCAGTTTGCCTTCCTGCTGTCGACGAGAGCTGGAGGTCTGGGTATCAACCTGGCCACCGCCGACACCGTCATCATCTACGATTCCGACTGGAACCCCCACAACGACATCCAG GCGTTCAGCAGAGCTCACCGTATCGGACAGAACAAGAAGGTGATGATCTACCGCTTCGTCACGAAGGCCTCTGTGGAGGAGAGGATCACTCAG GTTGCCAAGAAGAAGATGATGTTGACCCACCTGGTGGTGCGTCCTGGTCTGGGCTCCAAGACGGGCTCCATGTCCAAACAGGAGCTGGACGACATCCTCAAGTTCGGCACGGAGGAGCTGTTCAAGGACGAGCTTGGAAAGGGGGACAAAgaag CAGGTTACTGGAAGCGTGTTGCAG GTGAGAACAAGGAGGAGGACAGCCAGGTGATCCACTACGATGACATGGCGGTGGACAGACTGCTGGACAGGAACCAGGAGTCCGAAACCCCGGAGGAAACGGAGATCGGGAGCATGAATGAGTACCTCGGCTCCTTCAAGGTGGCCCAGTACGTGGTCAAGGACGAGGAGGAGGCG GAGGAGGAAGTACAGAGGGAGATCATCAAACAGGAGGAGAGTGTCGACCCAGACTACTGGGAGAAGCTGCTCAGGCACCACTAtgagcagcagcaggaggacCTGGCCCGCAACCTGGGCAAGGGCAAGCGCATCCGCAAGCAGGTGAACTACAACGACGGCTCCCAGGAGGACCGAG CAGATTGGCAGGATGACCAATCGGACAACAACTCTGACTACTCTGTGGCCTCCGAGGAGGGTGACGAGGACTTTGATGAGCGGGCAGAA GGCGGTGCAGCCAACAATCGCAGACCCAACAGGAAAGGCATGCGGGGCGACAGGGACAAGCCACTGCCCCCCCTGCTGGCCAGAGTGGGAGGCAACATTGAG GTGTTGGGCTTCAACGTTCGCCAGAGGAAGGCCTTCCTGAATGCAGTGATGCGTTATGGGATGCCTCCCCAGGATGCATTCACCACCCAGTGGCTGGTCAGAGACCTGCGCGGGAAAGCTGAGAAAGAGTTCAA GGCGTATGTCTCGCTCTTCATGAGGCACCTGTGCGAACCCGGCGCAGACGGAGCCGAGACCTTCGCCGACGGCGTCCCACGCGAAGGGTTGTCGCGGCAACACGTCCTCACCCGCATCGGCGTGATGTCACTGATCCGTAAGAAG GTCCAGGAGTTTGAACACGTCAACGGCCAGTGGTCCATGCCCTGGATGATGGAGCTGGAGGAGAGTAAAAAGGCTGCGGCCGCTGCAGCTGGAGCCCACCCCGACTCCCCAGGGAAGACCCCCTCCACGGGCACGCCTGCAgacacacagcccaacacaccCGCCACAG CCCCCAAAACTCCCTCCACAGGCACACCCGCAGACACGCAACCCAACACGCCCGCCCCAG CAGACGATCCTTCAAGGACTGAGGACGCCGTGAAGGATGgcgagaaagaagagaagaaagacCGTGAGGGGGAGAAGGAGTCCGGAAAGACGGAAGACCCAGAG aTAATTGCGATCCCTGATGAGGATGAGAAGGCCCCTTCCCCTGAACAGAAAgaaaaggagaaagaggaagaggagcccATGGAAACAGACGAGCCTACCAACGGAGAGGTGGAaaagaaggatggagagactgcgGAGAAGAGtgctgagggaggagaggggaccaAGTCTCCAGCAGCGGAGGAAACGACGGACGTGTCGGAGGTCAAATCTGAAGATTCTGAGGCCAAAG CAGAAGATAAGAAAGAAGAGAAGACCGAAGAGATGGACACCACTCCTGCCTCGGAGGAAAAGAAAG AGCAaaaggaggagaaggatggagtgaAGGTGGAGGAGCCGGCCAAGCTGCAGAACGGGGACAGTGTGAAGGAGGGAGCGGCGGCCGGAGTCagtgaggagaagaagaaagcgAAGACGAGATTCATGTTTAACATCGCCGACGGAGGATTCACAG AGCTGCACTCCTTGTGGCAGAATGAGGAGAGGGCCGCCACCGTCACCAAGAAGACCAATGAGATCTGGCACCGTCGCCACGACTACTGGCTGCTTGCTGGCATAATACA ACACGGCTACGCGCGCTGGCAGGACATCCAGAATGATGTGAAGTACGCCATCCTCAACGAGCCCTTCAAGGCTGAGATGAACCGAGGCAACTTCCTGGAGATCAAAAACAAGTTTCTGGCCAGGAGGTTTAAG CTGCTGGAGCAGGCCTTGGTGATCGAGGAGCAGCTGCGCCGGGCGGCCTACCTCAACATGTCGGAGGACCCTTCCCATCCCTCCATGGCCCTCAACACGCGCTTCAGCGAGGTGGAGTGTCTGGCTGAGTCTCACCAACACCTCAGCAAGGAGTCCATGTCGGGGAACAAGCCCGCCAACGCCGTCCTGCACAAAG TGCTAAAACAGCTGGAGGAGCTTCTCAGTGACATGAAGGCAGATGTCACCCGTCTCCCGGCAACCATCGCCCGGATACCCCCCGTCGCAGTGAGACTCCAGATGTCCGAGAGGAACATCCTGAGCCGCCTGGCCAGCAGAGGCCCCGAACCACAACCTCAACAACAGCAG ATGTCGCAGCAGTAG